Proteins found in one Desulfomonilia bacterium genomic segment:
- the hypB gene encoding hydrogenase nickel incorporation protein HypB, with the protein MKISVVRNVLDANERIAQENRKLFDEKRIFVINLMSGPGAGKTSLVEKTILALKDRYRIAVIEGDIQDTHDADRVAALGVPAVQINTGTACHLDGNMIRDAFPGLDMDKIDLLIVENVGNLVCPAEFKMGENFKAMLLSTPEGADKPSKYPLMFQESKALIINKMDLMPYVSFDLERARRDALGLNNGLKIFEVSCKTGDGLHTWFEWLNEQIETFRKNA; encoded by the coding sequence ATGAAAATATCCGTAGTCAGAAATGTCCTTGATGCAAACGAACGCATTGCACAGGAAAACAGGAAACTGTTCGACGAAAAAAGGATATTCGTTATAAACCTCATGAGCGGACCGGGAGCCGGCAAGACAAGCCTTGTAGAAAAAACCATCCTCGCCCTGAAAGACAGGTACCGTATAGCGGTAATAGAAGGAGACATCCAGGACACGCATGACGCCGACAGGGTGGCGGCGCTTGGCGTTCCCGCTGTCCAGATCAATACGGGAACGGCATGCCATCTCGACGGCAACATGATAAGGGATGCGTTTCCGGGTCTCGACATGGACAAAATAGACCTCCTCATCGTGGAGAATGTGGGCAATCTGGTTTGTCCGGCAGAGTTCAAGATGGGCGAGAATTTCAAGGCAATGCTTTTAAGCACGCCGGAAGGTGCGGACAAGCCTTCAAAGTATCCATTGATGTTTCAGGAATCAAAGGCACTTATAATCAATAAAATGGATCTGATGCCGTATGTCAGTTTCGACCTCGAAAGGGCCAGGAGGGATGCCCTCGGCCTGAACAATGGACTTAAAATCTTCGAAGTATCCTGCAAAACAGGCGATGGACTTCATACATGGTTTGAGTGGTTGAACGAACAGATTGAAACATTCAGGAAAAATGCATGA
- the hypD gene encoding hydrogenase formation protein HypD, with product MKHIDEYRDPALARALIEKIKKLAFRTSRTITIMEVCGSHTQAIGRYGIRKLLPENVRLISGPGCPVCVTAISDVDRAIWFASQKNVIFTTFGDMMRVPGTEGASLQKLRAEGSDIRVVSSTLDCLNIANDNSGKEVIFMGIGFETTSPTVASMIIRAKDKGIRNLSVMSVHKIIPPAMMALAKDPALNIDGFMCPGHVSMVLGAEAYRFIAESGRPAVITGFEPVDILEGVLLILEQITENRPDVTIQYKRGINPEGNHKAREFIDAVFETGDSEWRGLGIISASGLFIKNSLRSFDTLSRFDIPAIRSQEIKGCSCGDILKGIKTPDECPLFAKTCTPVNPLGPCMVSAEGTCSSYYKYH from the coding sequence ATGAAACATATTGACGAATACCGGGACCCGGCACTCGCGAGAGCGCTTATCGAAAAGATCAAAAAGCTGGCCTTTCGTACAAGCAGGACAATAACGATCATGGAAGTCTGCGGCAGCCATACCCAGGCTATCGGCAGGTATGGAATAAGAAAGCTCCTGCCGGAAAACGTCAGGCTGATTTCCGGTCCCGGATGTCCGGTATGCGTAACGGCTATTTCGGACGTAGACAGGGCGATCTGGTTTGCTTCACAGAAGAATGTCATATTCACGACATTCGGAGATATGATGAGAGTGCCCGGTACGGAAGGTGCAAGCCTGCAGAAACTCCGTGCCGAGGGTTCGGATATAAGAGTCGTCTCATCCACCCTTGATTGCCTGAACATTGCCAATGATAATTCCGGGAAAGAAGTCATTTTCATGGGAATAGGATTCGAGACGACTTCCCCTACCGTTGCATCAATGATTATCCGCGCAAAAGATAAAGGCATCAGAAATTTAAGCGTGATGTCTGTCCACAAGATAATACCGCCTGCCATGATGGCCCTGGCAAAAGATCCTGCACTTAATATAGACGGTTTCATGTGCCCGGGACATGTAAGCATGGTACTGGGCGCCGAGGCATACAGATTCATAGCAGAATCAGGTAGGCCCGCCGTAATAACAGGGTTTGAGCCCGTTGACATACTCGAAGGCGTGTTATTGATCCTTGAGCAGATCACTGAAAACAGGCCCGATGTGACCATTCAGTACAAGAGGGGCATAAACCCGGAAGGTAATCATAAAGCAAGGGAATTTATTGATGCCGTCTTTGAAACAGGTGATTCGGAATGGCGCGGACTTGGAATTATCAGTGCGAGCGGTCTTTTCATAAAGAATTCTCTGCGCTCATTTGATACATTAAGCCGCTTCGATATTCCCGCTATCAGGTCGCAGGAAATCAAAGGCTGCTCATGCGGTGACATACTCAAAGGCATAAAAACACCCGATGAATGCCCGCTTTTCGCAAAGACATGCACACCGGTCAATCCACTTGGGCCCTGCATGGTTTCAGCCGAGGGAACATGTTCGTCATACTACAAATATCATTAA
- a CDS encoding HypC/HybG/HupF family hydrogenase formation chaperone, which produces MCIAFPGKVISINEDNFATIDIGGTRREVSLDLMDEPVNLGDYLISHAGYAMHKVDEASARESLEVLKEIMENETY; this is translated from the coding sequence ATGTGTATCGCATTTCCCGGCAAGGTCATCTCAATTAATGAAGACAACTTCGCGACGATAGATATAGGAGGGACAAGGCGCGAGGTAAGCCTGGACCTTATGGACGAACCTGTAAACCTTGGCGACTACCTCATCTCGCACGCGGGTTACGCAATGCACAAGGTTGATGAGGCCTCGGCCAGGGAAAGTCTGGAAGTCCTTAAAGAGATAATGGAAAATGAAACATATTGA
- the hypA gene encoding hydrogenase maturation nickel metallochaperone HypA, whose amino-acid sequence MHEMSLVQSIIEIINEYAKKENFKKVESISLSFGKASTVVPAALEFAFEVLSEGTVAQGARLEFDIKPVVIYCLSCEKDFKMDSYEAACPQCKGGEIMLTGGTEELKLIEMEVV is encoded by the coding sequence ATGCATGAGATGTCTCTTGTTCAGTCGATAATAGAAATTATAAACGAATATGCGAAAAAGGAGAATTTCAAGAAGGTCGAGAGCATAAGTCTGTCGTTCGGCAAGGCATCGACCGTGGTGCCCGCAGCGCTTGAATTCGCCTTCGAGGTCCTCTCCGAAGGCACAGTCGCTCAGGGGGCCAGACTCGAGTTTGACATAAAACCCGTGGTCATATATTGCCTGAGCTGTGAAAAGGATTTCAAGATGGATTCCTATGAAGCGGCTTGTCCTCAATGCAAAGGCGGTGAAATCATGCTGACCGGCGGAACCGAAGAATTAAAACTTATAGAAATGGAAGTAGTGTAG
- a CDS encoding HyaD/HybD family hydrogenase maturation endopeptidase, whose protein sequence is MENRRITILGLGNILLSDEGFGVHFVRYIEQKYIFPENVELIDGGVMGYVLLDIFDRSDIMIVIDCIKLGDKPGSIFRFTHEEFLTKIPPPTSAHEVKFSDVLIKAEMMGDLPEIVFLCIIPKEFKDMELEMTDELKNRLPVMEGLLLKELERFGVKPETRHA, encoded by the coding sequence ATGGAAAACAGACGCATCACAATTCTGGGACTGGGAAACATCCTTCTGTCTGATGAGGGATTCGGGGTTCATTTCGTCAGATACATTGAGCAAAAATATATTTTTCCTGAAAATGTCGAACTGATAGACGGTGGTGTTATGGGATATGTCCTGCTCGACATATTCGACCGGAGCGACATAATGATAGTGATCGACTGCATTAAACTCGGCGATAAACCCGGTTCCATATTCAGATTCACGCATGAGGAATTTCTCACAAAGATACCACCCCCCACATCAGCTCATGAAGTTAAATTCTCAGATGTGCTCATAAAGGCTGAGATGATGGGCGATCTGCCCGAAATCGTCTTTCTCTGCATAATCCCTAAGGAGTTCAAGGACATGGAACTTGAGATGACAGATGAATTGAAGAACCGCCTGCCAGTGATGGAAGGTCTTCTTTTGAAGGAGCTTGAAAGGTTCGGCGTAAAACCGGAGACGAGACATGCATGA